From the genome of Phaeodactylum tricornutum CCAP 1055/1 chromosome 9, whole genome shotgun sequence:
AAAATCAATCAACACTGGTTGAAGATCCTGATCATTTTCAACGTATGTAGATGGATTGTCGACGAGAAATGCGGGAACCACCATTATATTGTACTCGCTCAGATCCCCATGCACTAGTCTACCTTTCGTATATAGTCTGCAGAATCAGGAACGACGGCAATGGTTCCACGTGAGCCCTATGTAGGATTTGTTTTTACGTTGCTGTCAAAGGTTTCACGGACTTACCTTTGGATAGCCTCCATCACCTGAGTGTAAAGAGTCGTCCATTTCTTGCTACCTTTTCGCAAATCCAGTTCTCTCAACTGTGGTGACGGCCACCCATTCATGCCCATGAAACGCATGAACAAAACGTTTTCCTTTTGTAAAAGTGGCGTTGGCACAGGAACGCCGGCTCGAATTGCTCTCATTAAATTTCGAAATTCTTTCTCAGCCCAAATTTCCAGCTGCTCTCTATTACTTGCTTTCCTGAAATTGGCACGGGCATACCTAGGGTCACCTTCTACGTAGTCACCGCGGCCCTTGAATTCTTGTATACGCTTGAAAACTTTCATTGCAACGTCAAACCCTTCGCTTTCCTCGCCCTTTTCGGCATGATACACCACAGCCTCTTTACCCTCCTTCACGACTCCGTTGCATCGTTCGATCAACCCGCTATTGATCGCACGAGTAATTTGCATGCGCACAGCTGGGTCCATGGCGCCACCCTTGGTTGCATCGGTATCCGAACCAGCCCTCCCGGTGCCGTGGGTGGCAACCCCCTTTTTCTTGTCTCTACGGACAGAGTGAAGGAACGAATTGAAGGCCTTGTTCCCGATTCGCGCTAGTCCGTGCTCGTCGGTATCCAAACCCAGCCGGTGCGCGTTGGCCTGCTCGTGGAGTTCGGCATCGTGTTTGGTACGAACTTCGTTGTTGGGTCCTACGACGGAGTGCTGGTCACGTCGGGACCACTCCTGTCGAGTGGTGCTGTTCATGCGAAAACCTGCCGCGGCTAACTgcacttcttcttcgtcctctaAAGGATGCCGCATAACGGGTGGATCCGAAGAATGAACGGCCCCAATGGTGCTAAATCGGCCAGACTGCTCGGCTCGAAGCTCGGCGCGAGTGATGGTTCGGATATTGCCTTGCTGCGTACCTCGGGCCGCCACTTGCTGTCGCTGGCgtgcttcctcttcgtcctGCATTTGCCAAGCGAGCAAAAGAGAATCTCTTTCCgattcttcgtcggcttccCGTAAGGCTCGTTCAATAGCTTCCGCCTCAGCCGCCGAAAGTTCCCCGTTTTGAGTGTCGGTATGGGTATCTCCTGCCTCAGGCGCATCGACTAGTGCGCTGTTCTCTTGCCACGTATCGTCATCGGTCAGTGCCTGCTGAATCGACCGTATTTCCTCAGCGGACAAGTGATGCTCTGCGCCCCTCCAGTCGTAGTCGTCGGCGAAGGACTGATTGGCGGTGGCCGGACCCGTGATCGAAGTCTCCGAGTCGGCGGCGGTACTAGCGGTGGTGACCGCTGTACTAACGGAACGCAAGGTTGTGACGGGTGGTAAAGGCATATCGGCAGATGGTGGAGCCAGCATGGGTCCCGCAGAGAGGCCGGATGACTGCGAGGCGCGGAGGGctttttgcctttgttgcacTTCAGACCCATCCCACTCttgactttggctttcgTTTGTGTTGCGGTACTCGTCAAGGTACGTGAATCCGAGTAACGGATCACGAACAGCGTGTCGCGGAACGGTAGCAGAGGACGACTCCATTGCAGAAGAGGCCCCAGAAATGGACCTTGCTGAATCGACCAGCAATAGCTCATCTGACGAAAGTTCCTCCAAACGCTGGAACGAGGGACCTAAGTGCTGAACGAGTGGGGATCGGTAGTTGTAGCCAGCACTTCTCGCACTGCTGGTACTCGCGGGACTGATCCCATTGTCTGGGGAAGCCGCATCACGGGGGGTCCAGGACGATGTAACGGAGACGGACGTTGAAGCGGGTGACGCCCCAGCGCACGCGTATTGACCCTCACGGAGCCGCCAGGAACTGCTACTAAGTGGAGTCGTCAGAGGGGACGAGTCCTTGTGAGAACCTTCAAGGTTCTGCAACGATCCTTGTCCAGCCGGAGTAGTCGGCGGGGAAGAGGACAAAGTGGTGGACGACGGTCGTACGGGCAAATCCAAAGATGGCTCTGGATCGCTATCCGTCAGAGCTTCCGGAGACAAGTCATCATCCTCATTGGGGGAAGAACCCACCgtcgtttcttcttcgtgaAGAGTAGCAAGCATGCGAGCCACAGGATGAGGCTTTTGGGGCAAGGAGGCGTTGTGATGAAAATCGTTCTGGTGTCGCCGAATGCCTTCGCGTAAGGCTTGTTCAATCAACGATACTTCCACGGCGCTCAGGTCTGTTTTGGACACTTGTGTTTCTTTTCGTACCGAGGGACGTTCCGAAACCGCTGCTGGTTGTGCATTTTGCGGGTCGCCGGGGGGAGCGTGGGACTCGTGCGGGGCGGTCCGAGTGGACGCGGCAGTCGCGGAATGTACCGATCCCACATCGGTCAGGGAACGTTCCAGGGCTATCCGAATCAACTCTTCTTCCTGAGCCAATTCGACCATTAAGAGGGAAGACTTTTCGGCttggtgttgtcgttgctgctgctccATCATAATATCGCGCAAGCTGGGTTGCCGCGGTACGGAAGAGGGAGCCGATGCCCAGGGTGCGTGTCGGGGTCCCGGTGTGGTCATTTCCGGAGGTGCCGCACAGTCCATTTCGGCGAGCAAGTGCTCGACGTTGAGACTTGCGTACGAGGATTCCTGCAAACTGGTGGCTGTAAGGTTCGTATTGTGTGTGGAGGAGCGGAGATCGTTCAGGTCCAATTCGTTGTGTTCGTCAACTTTGTTCGGAAGCGGCAATTCTTTTGGTTGTTCGGTAGTGTCGTGTAATTCACCGTCAAAGAGTAAGGCGTCGTTGTGGGATTCGTTAACTGAGGCGTCGTTGTGGGATTCGTTAACATGTTCGAGGGCGTCTTGACTACTGTTTTGATCCGAATGTTCAATCGTAGAGTTTCGAAGGTCGTCTTCCATGACGTTCTTCTTGTAATGTGTTTTGTACGATCGATCGACTTTTGATTTTCGGGAAACGGTCCCAGGGGTGGTCGTGCCACGCGGGTTGTCAGCACGTGCCGCACGGGAGCGATGGAAGGCCTTTCGACGATGGGTGTCTCGATGGGTGGCAGCGACGGGTGCACTGGCGTACAACGGAACTACACAGAATGGGTTTGGTGTTCCGCAAGGCACCGCGGCACCAATTCCGTCCGCTTGAAGGTTGTTGGTTGGTTGAGGAGGAACGGACTCGGGTCGAACGTAGTATATATCCTGGTAGACAAGCGGGGATTCGTTTCGACAAAAGTGACGAAACCGACGGAAAACGACGTACGGCGTCTCTCGAATGGAACACGAGAGCCGAAATCGTTTCCAGGCGGCTTTGTCCGGTACGTAAGGAATTCTCTCTAGGTATGTCTGGTGTCTTCTCTCCCCTACAAAAACGCACGGGAAAGAAGTGTTCGCAGTCCATCCAGAACCAAACGAGACCGCGTCCGAGGAAATGTATTTAGGACCTTGGAGGGTTCGGTCCGCAGGTGTACTGGAAGAGTTCAGTTATACCTATTGTAGAATATATCTGGCAATGACTCTTGATATAGTCAGGGATTGCACACTACAGAGTCGGATGACGGAAGGACACATCACGAGTTCGTTCGCCGCTCCTCCGTCTCGCACGTTGTTGGTGGAACCCGTAGATGGAGGAAAAGGGTGCCGATGCGATGGAAACATGACGGACCGAGAAATGCGCCGGTATGGTAGGGACACACACTTCTTCGCTCCAATTATTGTTCGCTCGGCACCAAGTCCATTCCCGTCGCTTCCGTCGTACGCAACCCCCCATTTTGGCACACACAGTCCGACATCCTCATGAGGTCCGGTTTGGCTGTCGTCTCCATTTCTGGGCTGGTGATGCTCACCTCCACTGCGGTTGGGGGGTTAGCGACGAGTCGACCCAACTTGCCGCCGCTTTCGGGTACCACTTCCATTGCACCGCACCTGCCTTTGGCACGTAGTGCCATGGAGTACTTGGACGCCAGTCCCGATCCTTTCCACGCCGTACAAACCTCCATCGAACGATTGGAAGCGGCGGGCTTTACCTCACTGTCCGAAACCTCCACCGTCGACACCGGAAAAATCGTTCCGGGCGGCAAATACTACTTTACCCGCAACAAATCCACACTCGTCGCGTTTGCTGTCGGAGACCGGTACCAACCCGGCAACGGCTTTAAAATTATTGGCGGACACACGGACTCGCCCAATCTGCGCGTCAAACCGCGCTCGCTACGGACCGCCGCCGGCTGCGTGCAGGTCGGGGTGGAATGCTACGGGGGCGGACTCTGGCATACCTGGTTCGATCGGGATTTGGGTGTGTCCGGGCGTGTGTTGGTCCGGAGCCGCGATGATGCGCGCAAGGTCACGCAGAGACTCGTTCGTATGGATCGAGCCCTCCTGCGGGTATCCAACCTGGCGATTCATCTGCAGTCTGCCAAAGAGAGGGAAGCCTTTAAAGTGAACAAGGAAGACGATCTTTCACCAATTCTCGCGATGGAAGCGGAAAAGTCCCTCAACGGCGGGGAAAACAAGACCAAGGATGGGTGGACCGAGTACCAAGAACCCGCCCTGCTCGAAGTACTCGCACACGAACTCAACGTCCGAGTCGAAGATATCGCCGACTTTGAGCTCAGTCTGTTTGATGTCCAAAAAGCAAGTTTGGGCGGAGTCTTTTCGGAGTTTATCCACTCGTCGCGTTTGGACAATCTCGCCAGTTGCTTCCTCGCGGTACAAGCTTTGGTGGATCACGTGGAGGCCGGCAGCACTGCTAAGGACTCGGACATTTCCATGATTGTCTTGTACGATCACGAAGAGGTCGGTAGCAACTCCGCCGTGGGAGCCGCATCGCCAATAATGGCGGAAGCCGTCCAACGCATTGCGGCAGCCTTGGGCAACCAGGAAAGTACGGAAACTTACGCAGCCTGTATTCGCAACAGCTTTTGTTGCAGTGTCGATCAGGCCCACGCTTTGCATCCGAACTATGCAAGCAAGCACGAAAAGAATCACCAGCCAAAGATGAACCAGGGCATGGTGATTAAGCGCAACGCCAATCAAAGGTACGCCACCAACGCCGTGACGGGCTTCTTGATGCGCGAAATTTCCCGCCGCGCCGGGCTGCCACCCATTCAGGAGTTTATTGTACGACAAGATTGTGGCTGTGGTTCGACAATCGGACCGCTGATCAGTACAGCTACGGGTATTCGGACAATTGATATGGGCTGCCCCCAACTTTCCATGCATTNNNNNNNNNNNNNNNNNNNNNNNNNNNNNNNNNNNNNNNNNNNNNNNNNNTGTGACCTGACGAATGGATTGAAGCTGTTTCGCGCCTTTTTCGAGTACTTTGCGGAAGTTAATGCGGACGTAGAGCAATAGCTCGTATGCTAGAAGTGGACAGAAACTATCAAGGGGCTCTGTAAGTATTGTGCCCACAGTTGCGCTTTGCTAGTCGGAACCCGAACGAAGGTCCACGATTTCATGCTAATGCTTGTCGGCTACCGTGTCCCTTGCGTCTCTCTGTTCAACGCTACACTACTGTGAGGATCTAACCATAATGTAGTACAGTGAGAATGTGATGCAGTCTTGTTTACGTGCTAAATAGCCGATTGGCAACCGGCGGTCTACGGCGTTTATGTTTACGGGTAGACAAAAGTGACTGAGATATAATGTCTGATATACTAGATTGTGTTGTGTTCGGTAAAAGATGCTTGCTCCAGTAAACCTTTTACATGATCGGACTTGCTGTACAAGTATGCGGCTTGAAATGGCGACCCTTGGCTAACATTGGGTACTACCATCGCTTTGTTGATCTCTTTCCACGGCTAGCTAGCTCACCTATGAATCTAGACCGAAAACGAAATCTCGGAGCGGTATTCGCTTTCAAAAAGAAACTATCATTTTCCGTAGTATTTCGTTGAGATTCTTTTTGTTGGGTGTCACTGACCTGACGAATGACTTTGCCATCAACGAATCACTTCGATTCCATAGCAACGGATAGATAGGCGATTTGATTGGATGCTTTCCATGCAAGTGCAAAAACCGTAGAATGTCTTATCGTCAAAACGTATAACGGTTGGCTGACGTGGTAAATACAGCAGTCAACCTTGATGGTTGATGGTAgggattcacagtcaaaaaagCATTCTTGATACATGAGACTGCGGAGGGGAATGACAGTTGACAGTTGACACGCGCTCGCTCACTAAATTACAGCAGACCCACGAATGACAGCCAGCGATTTGCACTGAACAGCCACAAAAAATTAGTTGTCAAAGGCAATCCTTCCTGGGTTGGAAAGGGGCTTTCGAGATTAAACTGACGTCTCGCGCCCTCTGCCCAAGTCTGAGATTGAGGAACATTCATAGGTAGGTGATAGCTGCATAAGTAAGGTCCTCGGATTTGAATTGAAAACAAAATTCAGCCCATGCACGATGAGAATCTCGCCGAATCGTGAATCTGTCGGATCTCACTCGCACTCCGTCAAGAGTATTAAAGAAGTGATTTCTCCTGAGAAGTGGTGCTTTCGTTTGCGTTCGATTGCTCATGCATGAACCTTCTCCTCTCTTTTGGACTATTGTAGAGATATACTGCGACATCATGATTGCATTACAGCCCCCGAGGCACCACACTAGGAGCTCCGGTGACTCTTTTCAACGCTCGCGTCCAGCGTTTGAAAAGCTCTTCATCGGACCAGTCATGGTATTTGGAGAAATGATCACCGGCGGTCATTATCTGGAAGTATTGCGTGTTGGCAAACAGCTCGCTGTAGGACGAGAAGCCGCCCCTTCCTACGTTGCACTCCACCGCAACCTGGTCCACGAGTCGGGCTTTTTTGGCGCCTTCTACCGTGGATTCATGCCTTGGGGTCTCTTTCAGTGTTGCAAGGGTGTCCCTGTCTTGTTTGTTCAACACGAATCCATGCATCACCTTCAAGCGACTGCGGGATGGTCTTCGAATTCGGCGGAAAAGGCCTCAGGCTTTTTGGGAGGGTTCGCACAAGCCCTCTTTGTGAACCCTTTACAAAAGATCAAAGTCAGTGTGGTGGCGTGCCAAAACATGAACGCCATGCATCCTACCCAAGCCTTCAAGACACTCATTAAGCAAAACGGGGTCTTGTCTTTGTACGACGGATTCGCTCCCATGGCCCTGCGTCGCAGTTTAGACTGGGGCATCCGATTTGCCGTCACGTCTGAGGTTAAAAACTGGGTTATTGCGCTTAAAGTACGCGAGGGGCAATCCTCCGAGCTCAATTTCTGGGAACTCATCTGCTGCGGAATGATCGGCGGTGCTTTGAGTACCGCGACCCACCCCATTGACAACATTATCACCAATAGCATGAAGCCCATGCCGGTTGGTGTCCCGCGTGACTTTGTTTCGGTCACCCGCCGAATGTACCGCGAAAGTGGCATCAAGGGCTTCACCCGCGCTTGGGGCATCAACATGCTAGACAATGCCTACCACATGGCATGGATGTATGGTGTTGGGACGGTCGCCTACGAATGGATGGGAAAGGCCCTACAGAGTCCACGCCACTGAGGAAAAGACAATTGATATACTACATTTGCTATATGATTCAGATCAAGCCATCAACAAGAGAGTTGGAACCATAGATTGGATAGATTCGTGCTAGAACTACATATATTTAAAACCATAAACCGTGCGGAAACGTTAGAACCATACTGTTCTTGTACAAATGTACCGTTGGTAAAGTGTGATGGCAGCGATTTACTATGGTGAGACATCCAGCGCATGTAGATATGTATTCTGAAAAACCGGTGCTCCCAAGCTAGGGACGCAATCCATGGACGTTCGCTCCCTCCCCACCCTCCAGACCACAGACAAGAGTAGCTGTCTTCGTCTTGAGATTGCGAACCATGAAAAATTTCTGCCAGTCGAAAGCTATTGCTGAAGCACTCGGTGTAAGGTGAGGCAGGCCTTTCATCTGTCATCAAAAGTTTGTATTACTTCTTGAGAACGTTGTTTCTGGTCATTCAATTGTATTCTCACGAGGGAATAATCTGTTGGCTCCCTAGTTCTGCGAATGAGCTGAGCTGTGTTTGGTTTAGGAACGCCTTTCTGTATAACCGGGCAGGGCTGTCTCTCGTTTAAAACCTTTTCTTACCCGGCTTCCGCTCCTCTCTCTTTCTTGAGGAGCAAGTGGTGCGACGTATTAGCGATGGAGGAACCAGGAACACATGAACAGTAGTGGTTTTTTTTCTGCTGTGATGCCCTCAGGACCATGTTTGGGCGTATTCCTTCCAATCTGAAACTTTTGGCGACAAATTACATTCTTTGTTTCAA
Proteins encoded in this window:
- a CDS encoding predicted protein; its protein translation is MFPSHRHPFPPSTGSTNNVRDGGAANELVITPADRTLQGPKYISSDAVSFGSGWTANTSFPCVFVGERRHQTYLERIPYVPDKAAWKRFRLSCSIRETPYVVFRRFRHFCRNESPLVYQDIYYVRPESVPPQPTNNLQADGIGAAVPCGTPNPFCVVPLYASAPVAATHRDTHRRKAFHRSRAARADNPRGTTTPGTVSRKSKVDRSYKTHYKKNVMEDDLRNSTIEHSDQNSSQDALEHVNESHNDASVNESHNDALLFDGELHDTTEQPKELPLPNKVDEHNELDLNDLRSSTHNTNLTATSLQESSYASLNVEHLLAEMDCAAPPEMTTPGPRHAPWASAPSSVPRQPSLRDIMMEQQQRQHQAEKSSLLMVELAQEEELIRIALERSLTDVGSVHSATAASTRTAPHESHAPPGDPQNAQPAAVSERPSVRKETQVSKTDLSAVEVSLIEQALREGIRRHQNDFHHNASLPQKPHPVARMLATLHEEETTVGSSPNEDDDLSPEALTDSDPEPSLDLPVRPSSTTLSSSPPTTPAGQGSLQNLEGSHKDSSPLTTPLSSSSWRLREGQYACAGASPASTSVSVTSSWTPRDAASPDNGISPASTSSARSAGYNYRSPLVQHLGPSFQRLEELSSDELLLVDSARSISGASSAMESSSATVPRHAVRDPLLGFTYLDEYRNTNESQSQEWDGSEVQQRQKALRASQSSGLSAGPMLAPPSADMPLPPVTTLRSVSTAVTTASTAADSETSITGPATANQSFADDYDWRGAEHHLSAEEIRSIQQALTDDDTWQENSALVDAPEAGDTHTDTQNGELSAAEAEAIERALREADEESERDSLLLAWQMQDEEEARQRQQVAARGTQQGNIRTITRAELRAEQSGRFSTIGAVHSSDPPVMRHPLEDEEEVQLAAAGFRMNSTTRQEWSRRDQHSVVGPNNEVRTKHDAELHEQANAHRLGLDTDEHGLARIGNKAFNSFLHSVRRDKKKGVATHGTGRAGSDTDATKGGAMDPAVRMQITRAINSGLIERCNGVVKEGKEAVVYHAEKGEESEGFDVAMKVFKRIQEFKGRGDYVEGDPRYARANFRKASNREQLEIWAEKEFRNLMRAIRAGVPVPTPLLQKENVLFMRFMGMNGWPSPQLRELDLRKGSKKWTTLYTQVMEAIQRLYTKGRLVHGDLSEYNIMVVPAFLVDNPSTYVENDQDLQPVLIDFGQAVDLRHPEARPLLERDLDRVIAFFKRQGVETMRISDAVSFVVNEAELKPINVPS
- a CDS encoding predicted protein, which encodes MRSGLAVVSISGLVMLTSTAVGGLATSRPNLPPLSGTTSIAPHLPLARSAMEYLDASPDPFHAVQTSIERLEAAGFTSLSETSTVDTGKIVPGGKYYFTRNKSTLVAFAVGDRYQPGNGFKIIGGHTDSPNLRVKPRSLRTAAGCVQVGVECYGGGLWHTWFDRDLGVSGRVLVRSRDDARKVTQRLVRMDRALLRVSNLAIHLQSAKEREAFKVNKEDDLSPILAMEAEKSLNGGENKTKDGWTEYQEPALLEVLAHELNVRVEDIADFELSLFDVQKASLGGVFSEFIHSSRLDNLASCFLAVQALVDHVEAGSTAKDSDISMIVLYDHEEVGSNSAVGAASPIMAEAVQRIAAALGNQESTETYAACIRNSFCCSVDQAHALHPNYASKHEKNHQPKMNQGMVIKRNANQRYATNAVTGFLMREISRRAGLPPIQEFIVRQDCGCGSTIGPLISTATGIRTIDMGCPQLSMH
- a CDS encoding predicted protein, which encodes MIALQPPRHHTRSSGDSFQRSRPAFEKLFIGPVMVFGEMITGGHYLEVLRVGKQLAVGREAAPSYVALHRNLVHESGFFGAFYRGFMPWGLFQCCKGVPVLFVQHESMHHLQATAGWSSNSAEKASGFLGGFAQALFVNPLQKIKVSVVACQNMNAMHPTQAFKTLIKQNGVLSLYDGFAPMALRRSLDWGIRFAVTSEVKNWVIALKVREGQSSELNFWELICCGMIGGALSTATHPIDNIITNSMKPMPVGVPRDFVSVTRRMYRESGIKGFTRAWGINMLDNAYHMAWMYGVGTVAYEWMGKALQSPRH